Genomic window (Eubalaena glacialis isolate mEubGla1 chromosome 6, mEubGla1.1.hap2.+ XY, whole genome shotgun sequence):
ttttattaaaaaaataaatatgtcataaagctttttttttttcctttagggaGAAAAAACGGAACAAGTTTCATAAAATCAAATAAGCAACGGTAAGGTGTCTTAACTTGAAAAAGATTGGGAATCACTGGTTTACAAGTTACAACTGAATGAAAGGACAACTGTACCAGCCTCAGTGGGCTGCTTCATGCCAATGGCAGCAAACAACAAGATCTACTAGGGCAAAATAAATTACTGTGTGGAAGCCCTGGTAAGTGCTTAAACAGGCCGAGTCACTGAGACATCAGGATAGATAGATCTTGCTTTAAACAACACAGAAGTTCCTGAAGGGTTGTGTGTAAATGAAATAACCACAAACATACTAGGGGAGCTTGGTACCTGAAAGAATTCCGTGGTGAATTCTTTTGTGAACAACCACTACTGCTTTTATAAATCCAGGTCCATTTGCTTTACTTAAGGCGAAGTACACCAAGCTGCTACCTCTCTGAGCTGAGGCAGTGGCATGTCCACCTAACACTGCTCCTGCTGGGCCAGTGGCACAATTTCCAAGTGTGTGTTTCTGTGAAGTAGTGTAAAATACAGAGTTGGCCAGGGAACCCAGCTGCATCTGGCAAAGCAGGCGGaagggtgggagctccacctttAACAATATTTCCATGTcaacaaagacttttttttgaGGGTCTACTTtgtgcaaagcacagtaaaaaaCCTGACCAATTCAGTTACAGATGTACTTCCTTTCTCTAAAACCTTCGGTCAGGGCCTAGGTCTGGAACCCTAAAATTAAGTAATACTTCTAATTCTCGAGACTGGCTTTAACCAAATTAGATGCCCAACTCCTTCAAACTGGGGTGGGATGATAAtgaaagagactgttttttccaaCGCTGAAGTTTAACACGAGAATCACATTTCATGTAGCTAGTTAATGAAAAATTTTGCTGGTGACAAACTTTTCaaatggttcctttttttttttttttcttacttcctcTAAACAGAACTCTGAGTTCTCGGGTAAACTCTGCAGAACAGTTAAAGTCATTGATGTTCTCTGGTTGGGTGACATATTTCAGTCCTACtgatagaaatagaaatttctttCCACCCACCAGAATGTCATGAACTTATCCTACACCACAGCAGTGATGCTTTGCACAGGGATTAAATATGGTAGTACTAGTTCCAGTCAGTTTTAATCTTTGTAAATAAATAGAATCCTCACTTTGCTCACAGCCTCCATTTCATTTGGCCAAACTTCTACCAGGCTTAAGCCACATGTAATTAGTTAGGCTGTTcagtttctttataaaaaatGCTTCTAATAACACTGCTGCCTATATGTACAGGTGTGAATGAAAAGAGTATGCAATCTGTAGTCTTTTCCACACTGAGTACACTAACAACAATTAGTAAATAATTAAAGAATAAGTGGTCattttaaaacttgtatttttccttaaaaaaaaatttcactttctagcaacttaaaaaaaatgggtCTTAAAAGTGCCCTATTAATGTCAATGCTGTTCCCCACTCTGGCCCACCCATCCAAAACCTGCTACAAATGCTGGATTGAGTTTATACAAATAATTTAGCAGTACCAAGATTTTTCAAATGGAAACAGTGTTACTGACTTCTTCATACTGGATAACAAAATAAGGGTAACTCTGGTCATCATTGAAGATGACAAAAatctgaggctcaaagaaattaTCCACACAAGAGTCATACAGGTCACTGGTGACACTTCCGGGATTCACGGGAGGGGGCCTTCTCATGCCATGGCTGCCCATCGTGTATCTGCCAGTTAGCACTTTAGCCAGAAACATAAAATGGACTCCTTTGGAGGACTTCTTAGAAAAGTTATGCGAGTAGCTTGCCTTCTTTGCAAAATAACTGCCTTGTCCAAACATTGTAGCATGCTTTCCACAGACTCGAGGGTCAAAGTTGTGCTTGCAGATTCCATCTACCACATCCTGGGATgttccatgaaataaatgtctctCATTTATTATTCTGTCACGGCCAAACATTTTCCTGTTCATATATTCCTTTTTCCTAAGGCAAAGAGTGGACagggaattcagaaaaatgaaggTATAGATCAGTTTAATAGGCATGATGTAGTCGTAAACTTCTTTTTATGGTTTCAATGGGGAGGAAATGTTAAAATAGCTACCAAGGGCAAAATGTCATCAAAGATCATACTAAAAGTTTAAACTTATCTTTTCCACTGCAGACAAGAAAagccctttcccttttttctccatCAACCATTTGTTCACTTGCTCTCTCTTCCATTTCAAATCTAGTTCTCACATCTTCTCAGGGTGACTTCCTTACCTAATTCCACCAACCTGAGAGTCTCTTAATTCTGAGGTTCCTCAAATCTACATGTATCCCCTCTGAATTACATTAATTTGTTGCTGACTTGAGAGGCAGCATAGTAAAGCGATTAAGAACAAGGCCTCTGGTgctagactgcctgggttcaaactcCAGCACCATATCGTATTAGCTGTATGACCTGTGGCAAGTTACCAAActtttctgtgactcagtttcctgtctgtaaaatgcagattgtAATAATCTTTCTTGTAggtctgttatgagaattataTGTGAGTTAATATATGAACAAATATGACACTAAGTTCTATGCAAGTCTCTACTATTATGTTCTGCCATTTGTCATTAGCTACATCAAGAAAAGCTCTCGAACTTTTCATACTGCTGACTCACCTTTTATATTTCTCCCAAAGAAACTGGTTTTGGACTCTCAGTATTTGCAAAATTCTATATTTAAACTCAGGCACAGTCTTATGAAAAAGATTATAAATGATTCGATAACTTTTGTCCTCTGCAGAAACAGGCACTTGGATGAAGTCCTGAGATGGATGCATATACACCCAAGTTTCAGGGTAAAAGTTTGCTGAGGTGACCCCATCTGGGCAGATGATTTGTGATGATGAGGTTGCTTCAAGAGGCGGAGGTGCCTGTGTGGGAACACCACCAAGTGTCctaggagggagagggagaacgTCAGTGTAAAACCTCAGCAGTGAGGTGCTCTACATCAAAACCTCCATCTCACATACACTGCTCTACAGCAGTATCTAATATTATAATTTGAATAGCTTCAatgcttgtttaaaaaaacaatatagaaaatgctatcaactaaagagaaaaaaatctgagagCTAACACTGCCTGTATAGAGATAAGCTATTATTAGCTTCCCCTGGCCTCCTCCTTGTGGAGAAAACTCTGGAATGTACTGCTGCAAGGCAAGCAAGCAAATGCCAATTTATAAGTATCTTTACCTTCTGAATCCTGGATTCCTCTTTTGCCTGTATAGTTATGCTCCGTTTCAAGGGAGCAACAATTTATATACGTTCCTCAAACTTTGCTGTACTAAGCACAAAACGTATCATTGCTAGAGGCTGTGTACATGGGGAAGCATAGTGAGTGGAGGCAAAGTGAAGCAGGGCAAGAGGGAGCTTACAGGGAGatgacagaaaatattaaaaataaaaagcttatacTTTGGTTtttgtataaaaacaaacaaatcatggAGTAGGCATTGAAAGTTGGCATTTGCTTCAGTTTTAAGTATCACATATAACAACAAAACCGTCAATACAATTCAAATGTTACAGCTTTAGATGTGCTTAAGATGGAGCTAATTACTTTAAGCCCTAGACACTAGAATATCCTTGAACCTTAAATTCAGGTCTGTTACTTTGAAGGATGAGTTTAGACAAGCAGTTACTTATTCCTGCCtgattaaatgatttaaatcatttttcttagCCATTTTCAAAACAGAGCAAAGgggaagaagcagagagaaagatAATCCTGACACTGAGACCCAGATTCAGGGCTGGGGTACTACTCCACTCATCAGCATACAGTGGTCACGGGGAAGCCCTGAGTCTGCCGAATGGATTAGGAAACTGAAATTTTCAAAAGAGCTTTGGGACACAGAGGTTACAACAATAGGTGAACATGCATCTAATCTCCAGGAGGATATTTACCATCAGCCACCTTACACTAAGCACACACTGTGGACCAGGCACTTCACACCCAGTGTCACTACTTGTCATAACCCCACACAATGGCTTGGTTATCCCCACTTTTCAAATCAAGAAACTGCCAGCACAGCTAGTAAAGAACAGAGACAGGATATGAACCCAGGCCTATCTAGTTTCTAAGCGCATactccttgcatttccatatatttCACAAttcacatgtacatatattttcttcttcttctttttttttttaaacaaggcttGAAAGTGATGGATGGATACCAGGATTGCAATTCAGGTCTGCCTGATTCCCACTACCATTGCCACTACCCCACAGCCTTTTGACTTTTAAGAGATGGCTTGCTATAGAGGTACAACCTGCCTCCTTTACCCCCCACCTCCTTCAAGTAGCTGTGCCTATGATTAATGTGCCTCAAAGTCCCTTTGTTAGACAGAGTTCTCGGTGGATCCGGGGCTTGCAGAATCCCCCAGGTGCTTTTAAGTTCAGGAGATCTAAAGGGGTGCTGTTTTCCCCAACCTTCATGACAGAGGGCACAACAGTTCTGGTCTTCTGGAGCATTTTCACAAAGCCCTGACATTCCTCCAGAGCCTTCCCTCACTGGtacatttttttgaaaagagGCCCCTACTGCTTTAATCAGACTCTGATAGGTCTGTAACTCCTTAAAAAGCCATCACCATTCTAGAGGAATGGCAGGAAAcacagactgtaagctccttatTTTTTAGCTGTTCCCTCTATCCCTCCTCTGCAAAGAGTGTAAGTCCTAACTCGCCAGTTTTCCCAGTATTGTTAGGGGTTGAAGTTACCAACAGAGGTTTCTGGATTGAAGGAGGAAGGTAAGATTCTCCCAACCACTCTGCCCAAAATAGGTTTTAGGCTGTCACAGCCATACTGAAAACGTGGCACTGACAATAGAAGAGACTGGTCCTTTTCCTTCTGCTAGCACTCCTGCCTAGAAATCAGTTTCACAAAATGAAAGCTTCAAAtgtctcctttcctttctgaGGGGACTGGGGGGGGTCTATGATTTCCTTACATATGCTTGAAGATGAGCCTGTGTAAATAAATCCCATCTATCCTAAGACATTCAATCAGATTTTATGTATTTGGTTAAGCATCCATTCTTACCCATGGATGCTTACTTTCAATAAGCCAACATCTTAATTGGgctaaaacataaaaatgtatatagacATCTGTCTGATGGAACTCTACACTCTGGTTGCCATgggttaaaaatacatattctaaGCACAGTTACAAATGTAGCTTTATTTTCCAAGAATGCTGAGTTTGTATTCAGCTCATGGGTATTCCAGTGACATACTGCGAGCTTCCCACACTGTAACCAGCCTTCTTTAGAGAGGCAAAGTCAAAGGCTATGGCACTTGTACTCAAGGGCCTCTGAAGAACAAATTTTCCTAATCCAAGGTCACCTTTTAtcactctccttccctcccctggccATTCTGAAAGACGTTTCCTAACCTAACTTCAGTGatgaagtaaaaattaattttatcctttttagGGAGGAGTCAAAGAAATCCTCTCAGGCCTTCTCATGACCATGAGGTGATTGCACAGGACAGATGTCCTTCCAGCTGAAACAGACTTCCAAACCTCTAAATCTGATATTTGTGTGCTTATGCAGCCTTAGCTCAagtattctaaaaatattaaagaataagaTCCTTTTTATCAGCCCTATTAAAAATCAGCAAgcacatggaaaaaaattttaactatgaGGAATGTTAGCTAAACTTGATTGTGGTAGCCATTTtacaacatatacatatattaagtcATTACGCTGTGCACTTTCAACTTATagtgttttatgtcaattatatctcaataaaactggaaggggaaaaaaagcagggaAACCCTCATTTAAAAAGAGCCAAGCTTGCCGTAACTCATGAACGAAGCCCTCGCCTCACCCTCCACCTCCGTACTCCAGCATtcccaattcttaggcctctctGATTCCCTGATAATTGTGGCCTTTTGACACCTGTGTTTTTCTTTGACCCTTTGTGTTTGCtaacacttaaaaacaaaactttcttcCTGGCTAAGATCACAGTCTCTCTAGAAATCTACTTCTGAAATCTGCTTTTTGGAATTAGTCTCCCTCCTCTTTCTGCCCTCTAGGCCAGCCCCAGACTCTAGGGCAGACAGGAACTGAAGGCTGCATTTACCCATTCCACCCTGGTGAACttgctgcttctctgctcttttcCTCTTGAAATGTCTGCACTATCTCTTTGATTTGCTAAGCTCCTACTTTATACCTGATGATCACTGTTCCAGATAAGAAGACTAaactaggaaattttaaaaagaaaaagagagtgacTTTCTTTGTTCTCTTGTAAGCCTATGTTATAAATAGGAAGGCCATATCTGTGGCATTAATTCTACTACTGCTCATATTATTTTTACAGTTCATACTTTTACAAAACAAgcctaagtttaaaaaaaggtggggggaagaGGGTATTCCATAATTACTTAGGATCgaaacaaatcaattttcactatTCTGTAAAACTCCCCCAACAATCCAGCACTTGAATGAGCATTCTTCCTCACTCACAGAAGCTGCATCTCACTTGATTGGCTCAGCATGCCAAGCTGCCGGTCTCACTAATGAGTTCTACTGTCTCACTAGGAGGACAATATGTTCCTAACTACTGGCCGCTGACACTATCTCCAGCTGTGCTAGTGAAATGGCATTTTTATTAGtttccaataataataataaaaaaaaccctaCACTTGAAACAAGAAGAAAGCACGTATTTACCTCAagtcaatatatatatttctaaaatctgCCTTATTAACAAATTGTTTTTGGGTACCTAGCATTTCAgggatttttgtttatattttgtttttaatgttcccTTTGCAATCTCAGAATTAGAATCATTAACACTCTGCCATAATGATCTGGGAAAAACACACTTTGGGCTTGGAATAAAAAACTACTAGTAAGAATATAAAAGAAGATTTTTACCTCAAAGATCAGCAGAAGAGACCAACCAATATTACCCTAGACCTCCCCAGTTCATAAAACCAAGTAAACCtagtagcattttaaaaatcaagctcTAAATATGGTGTATCTGACTAGAGTAGATAATGATTTCCCTAGAGATACTACCTTTCAGACATGGCCTTGCTAATGGTAATGTGCCCCAGCTTTTGGGACCTGTGGAGATGTGCCAGTGGGCTCTCTAGAGAGGCAAAAGAAAAACGGCACTTGGGAAAATGGAAGGAGAGCTCACCTATAATTCAGAAGGATGAGTTCAGTCTCGACCTAAAAGTATGACAGGTAATTTTAGTGCATATTATAGGAAGATGGGGCTTACTGAGCAAATGAGAATGCAAATTATCTGAAAAGGTGAATTCTTCCCATGCAAATTCACTCAAGGAAGAAGAATAGAGAACACCACCTTGAGGGACTCTCTCTCTACTTGCCAAGACAGTTTACCTGGGCTGGGAAATAGTCCCATAACATAGAAGGGTATCTCAATCTTCCATGAAGGAGGCAAATGCAAACTCTGCCTTATTCCAGATACTGTATAAGTACTTTTAGCTGTGGAAAAATGTTAACTCTGCTTTTCAGTTCAAAAAATCCAATAGGATACGCACTCTTTTAGTGTTGGGTTAATTTGCAGCTTATCTGAACTATATTTTTTGAAGAATTAAATCTAAAGAATAACTCAGAATTTTATATTCTAGAGGTAATAATCAAGTTAGTCTTTTAcagtctttttctctttggcattaagtgtacattttatttacataaaatggaAGCAAAGGTGAGACTTTCTGCTGGACACTTACTGTAAATATGGAAGCAGTATAAAACAGGAACGGAAGAGGggtctcctttttatttctctcctgaAGAATGAGTTGTGAAGAATGTAGTGGTTGTTCCACATCATAAATCGGACCTCTTTCAAACCCCGAGAGTTGGCTTCTTCAATCAATCGAATGACAGACTATGGAGTAGAAAACagaaggtaaaggaaaaaaaagcaagttaaaaaAGCAATAAATGGTAAATAGTCActataaattatgaaaaatgttaatGTAACTAAAGGTAAAAATAGTTAACTTTGCTGTTAACATCAGAAGTGTTTCAATAAAGTACAGTGAGTCAAATTACCTCCTGTTACACGTAGgaattttatcttctttaaagATGCAGAATAGAAAAATGCTTCCTGTTCAGAACATGGATTTCCACCTTATGAAACATGTGAAGGATTAGTCTATTCTATTTTGAGGCTTTAAGAATgtcctggagattttttttttatatttcttacgGGAGTTTCAGAACAGGATTAAAGATGGTAGTATATACAGTTCAAATAAACCAATTAAGTTCCAAACCCAAGAAACCTCTCTGAGGAAAAACACAGGGACAGTCCAACTATTCTGAGGATACATTTTAAACAGCCTCTTATTCTCTTTGAAAGGTATTAGATCCTAGTGACTATTTAAGAGTCAGAAATTTTAACTCAATATTGTGTTTTACACTAATTAACATACTTGGTCATTTTCTTTTGCTATTGCCTTAAAAGAAAACCTAAGGTAGATAAGTCAATTCTCCCTTTTTGTAATACTGGAAATGAACTTAATCAAATTGAAGAAGTCAGATCTTTGGAATGTGAAATTAATCTTTAAGTCCATTTCAGGGCACTTATTAAATGTGACTCAGAATTCTCATTCACAGGCAAAATAAACCACCATCATTTTAAAACCTCGCTTTGTGATGGATGAGCTATTCTTACCATCTCAGACTGAGGATGCATGTGCACATGTGATAGAATTTTAAATGACTGATTTGCCTGACCACAGTTCAGTAAACATTTTCAAGTACTTCTTCCAGGGGCTTAAGGGTGATTGTTTCCCCCTAGACTTCTAAAATGCTAATAGTGTAACACATGATCCAACAACCAGGAGCCAGATATAGCCAAAAGTTACACCAGTGCTCATCTCATTAAAATTACTCCAAAGGCGGCACTGAGTCTGAGTACTTACCACATTAAATACTTGGCTCCTATAGTATAAGATACTGGGAAAAGCATTTTCTCTCTGATAATAGTGGTATTCTATTTATGGGTTccagataaatggaaaaaaatatactttcagaaaaatcaagagagaaaagCATTACTCATATCAACAAGACTCAATTTTACATCCATAAGCTCTTTGATCTGTGGTTCTGGTCTAGTCATCGTTGAAAAGGAACAGcgaaagacaaaaaaatttaaacGCACTTTTGGGAAAAAGAACCTGTAAATACCTCAGGATACTCTCTCCATCCAAAGTGGTCCCTACAGAAGAATTTCCAGACTGTGTGGTAAATAGAGTTGACATTGCTAGAGGGTGGTGTGGACAGCCTTCGCAGTTGGTCAAATTCAGTTGTTTCATACACATTCATGGCATTCAAATCTGCCCAAAATTCTTGTCCTCTAAAAAGacccaagaaaaaaatgaactgttAATAAATAATGGAAATATCTAAACATCTCATGTGACATTACAAATATCTAGTATAGCATACTGTAGAATTTTCAAAGCTTGTCTTGTTTAGAGTAAAAGGACATCATTGTTGGTTTTTTCCCCATTTCGTATATGCCTCAAGACCAAAACGTGCAAGCCATGGAGTAGGGATTGATTCTATCCCATAACATCACTGGCCTAAACCAATCAACAcagtcccaccctccctaccacAGTGGGATGAGCCAAACCTGGTCTCAACCAATCAGGGAGTCAGCTCTAGGATGAAGCTGACACAGAAAGCAGACAGAGAAACGAACTTCTCTTGAAGCTTGTCCTTTTTCAAGAGGCATCAGTTTTCCTAAGTCAACATAGGAATACACAATATTGTCTGATGaaagacaggaaaaataaaatgacccCAGATGAGGCAAGTACTGCTAATCTACCCAACATCAATATTGTCCTTTATCCTGTGGGTAGGAAAAAAAGTTGACAAAACATGAGAAAAAATAGTTTGGATTATTATAAAGTTCAGCTATGAGAATAGCTTCGTCATTCTGTTATCTGGTCTGCTGCTGCTGAATAAGCACtttacacgtgtgtgtgtgtgtgtgtgtgtgtgtgtgtgtgtgtgtgtgtgtgtgtgtgtaggtccTGCTATATAAATCAGaatcacttaaaaaattaatttataaaggaTGGTCTAAAAAACGTGTGTTCCTTTTTTAATGGAACTTCATCTAGTGTTTGAAACATCTGAACCATTAATggcaaaatgttcattttatttttctctcttcatgtatatttcaaaatttccctaagaaaacataaaataataacatcACAGATATAAGCAGAGTGACTAAGCTTCCAAATACATTCTTTCAACCACAGATTTCTAAATGACTGTCTATAACACACATCCAAATACTCCAGATCCAGTGGCAGTCAAAACTGGCTCAGGTGAAATCCAGGTGTTTGGACAGATATTCCCAATAATTAACATATTTCCTTTCAGTAAATCAGGATTTTGAAAAAGGTATTAATTTTGATCTATGGGTTTTGTTGGTTAGTGTGACGCTCCAGACTGCTCTCGGAACATTTGTTTCAAGGACTGTTAATAGGTATTCTGTGCAAAAAGCATTCTGTGGTCAAAAGTTTGAAAAACTTGGTTACACAAAGTTAAACAATTTACTTACTGCACCCACTCCTCGGTCCCTTTAATATGCTAAGGTAGATATTGAAGTACCATGATGAGGGCTAGAAGGTACTCTTCTAAACCTATGACAGTGCTCTCCCTTTTACCCATGAAGACCTATTTAACTCCTCTCAC
Coding sequences:
- the TIPARP gene encoding protein mono-ADP-ribosyltransferase TIPARP, which encodes MEMETTEPEPDCVVQPPSPPDDFSCQMRLSEKITPLKTCFKKKDQKRLGAGTLRSLRPILNTLLESGSLDGVFRSRNQGAEESSLHEPMVKKPLEINPSCPPAEDNMSVLIPDGTNVGGQIPEAHPTTDDPEQVVPIQDHSFPPETISGTVADSTAGHFQADLLHPVSSDVPASPDCIDKVMDYVPGVFQDNSFTIQYILDTSDKLSTELFQDKSEEASLDLVFELVNQLQYHTHQENGIEICMDFLQGTCIYGRDCLKHHTVLPYHWQIKRTTTQKWQSVSNDSQEHLERFYCNPENDRMRVKYGGQEFWADLNAMNVYETTEFDQLRRLSTPPSSNVNSIYHTVWKFFCRDHFGWREYPESVIRLIEEANSRGLKEVRFMMWNNHYILHNSFFRREIKRRPLFRSCFILLPYLQTLGGVPTQAPPPLEATSSSQIICPDGVTSANFYPETWVYMHPSQDFIQVPVSAEDKSYRIIYNLFHKTVPEFKYRILQILRVQNQFLWEKYKRKKEYMNRKMFGRDRIINERHLFHGTSQDVVDGICKHNFDPRVCGKHATMFGQGSYFAKKASYSHNFSKKSSKGVHFMFLAKVLTGRYTMGSHGMRRPPPVNPGSVTSDLYDSCVDNFFEPQIFVIFNDDQSYPYFVIQYEEVSNTVSI